The proteins below are encoded in one region of Brienomyrus brachyistius isolate T26 unplaced genomic scaffold, BBRACH_0.4 scaffold52, whole genome shotgun sequence:
- the LOC125723859 gene encoding uncharacterized protein LOC125723859 — protein sequence MEGTEAGISMMDMLNGGEENVCEVGVNVEEVKGGGGKSTGNAVEYVVSQVGRTWLEPIQEEDLEEDEETDEELQEAEDTDAATVDSWQCMAAYVARIWLQTLQEDGPEENEEADVVFQQAEDADATTLVRFQCMVASEDRSQLLTIPEEGPEEEDETEVMKTDKTKEDADAAEKIYSEEEVSFHVNAEDLSEDDTEKSHKKKKKKMKWCFFCCPLPFRRSSKRQ from the coding sequence atggaggggacagaggctggtattagtatgatggatatgctaaatggaggtgaggagaatgtatgtgaggtgggagtgaatgtggaggaggttaagggaggaggagggaaaagtacagggaatgctgtggaatatgtggtgtcacaagtaggcagaacttggctagaacccatccaggaggaagaccttgaggaagatgaagaaacagatgaggagcttcaggaagcagaagacactgatgctgccacagtggacagttggcagtgcatggcggcatatgtagccagaatatggctgcagactttacaggaagatggacctgaggaaaatgaagaagctgatgtggtattccagcaggcagaagatgctgatgctaccacactggtcaggtttcagtgtatggtggcatctgaagacagatcacagctactgactataccagaagaaggacctgaggaagaggacgagactgaagtgatgaagacagataaaacaaaagaagatgctgatgctgccgagaagatctacagtgaagaagaagtatcattccatgtgaatgccgaagatctttctgaagatgatactgagaagagccacaagaagaagaagaagaagatgaagtggtgcttcttctgctgtcccctgcccttcagaagaagtagcaagaggcagtaa